Part of the ANME-2 cluster archaeon genome is shown below.
AGCCTGCTGATTCTTCCGTTGCCGTCAGCAAAGGGGTGGATCGTCACGAGTTTCAGGTGGACAAGGGCTGCCAGTTCCACTGGGTGCATGTTGTTCCTGTTCTTATTGTACCATTTGAAATAGTCCATGAGTAACGGGTGTATTTCTGCCGGGAACGGTGGCATGAACTTGCTTCCTGAGATAGCTATCTGGTGCGACCTGATGAGCCCGGCAATGTCAGCTTTTGTGTCCTTGAATAGTTTTTTGTGGAAATACAATACGGTATTGAATGATAGGTCTTTTTTGTAATCCAGCATTTCGTAGAATGTATTCCTGTGGATTTCGGTTTCTTTTACGTCGCTTAAGGGGCGGGCAGCAGGGGTTATGCCTTTTTCAAGGAGGTCTGCTGTTTCCCTGAGTGTGAGGGTTGAGCCTTCGATGCGGTTGGTGTCATAGGTAAACCTGTTGGCGAATGTTTCCAGTTC
Proteins encoded:
- a CDS encoding Fic family protein, producing the protein MPSIRKKTVGKEQYYYLEHSYREGGKVHKKEKYLGRTLPKNIEELKQQLRSEVYTGRWFTKFDKIRTQFQEEAQRTPPTAREKELETFANRFTYDTNRIEGSTLTLRETADLLEKGITPAARPLSDVKETEIHRNTFYEMLDYKKDLSFNTVLYFHKKLFKDTKADIAGLIRSHQIAISGSKFMPPFPAEIHPLLMDYFKWYNKNRNNMHPVELAALVHLKLVTIHPFADGNGRISRLMMNLVLHRHDYLMLNIHYETRTGYYNALERSQTKQDDTIFSQWFFRRYLKEYKNYLK